A portion of the Aquamicrobium sp. genome contains these proteins:
- a CDS encoding EAL domain-containing protein, protein MGFSVIRRGKASRSVLRATNIPAFLALFVIAGAWIVAEQQNRRLFEQAQRTQVLNQISLVRARLEGNISGNIQLARGLVAALVVEPDMDQQRFSALAESLLHRNAQIRNFAVAEGMIVTLVHPLEGNERALGLDYNANAQQREATVRARETGDLVIAGPLDLVQGGRGIVGRLPVFVPGADGQNHFWGIVSAVVDIDRLYEDSGLTDPDLPIDIALSGHDGLGARGKLFYDPAGIVANDPVVADVVLPSGAWQIAATPKGGWPAAPTNQWTLRLLLFMAGALIMVPAVIAGRLIEERQRNIRTLRRREAQLGKLSRRLRLALDTSKVAVWEMNVGETEQFWDARMNELYGYPADNAPRGQIHWEKRLHPDDLERANAEFRRLHVDRQYASQYRIVLDDGEVRHVRAMGAVYDEPGTAPRIIGVNWDVTADIGLAEELKRVNALTEARNAELETARAHIEHNALHDSLTGLPNRRYLDEMLADHAARFAGEGERAALLQLDLDRFKQVNDTLGHMAGDAMLVHAARVLRDTARRTDFVARVGGDEFVVVRRWPREKAGHDACVAELSELSDRIVARMQEPLSYQGHECRVGVSIGIATDTDCLADPLRLLVNADIALYRAKARGRNRHQFFNDALQSEIVTTKRIADDILTGLEQNQFVAHYQPQFCARTLDVIGVEALARWNHPRDGLIAPAAFMKIAEELNVVASIDRLILEQGLVDFHLWEQIGLGVPTVSVNVSARRLRDEELIRTLRQMDIRPGTIAFELVESIFLDDNDDLTAWNVEQIKGLGINIEIDDFGTGYASIVSLMKLSPRRLKIDRQLIMPIVRSAGQRQLVGSIIDIGHSLGIEVLAEGVETMEHARVLKSLGCDALQGYAFARPMSGGDLVEFVQSRRWKNAC, encoded by the coding sequence GTGGGTTTTTCGGTCATCAGGCGCGGCAAGGCGTCAAGATCCGTTCTGCGGGCGACGAACATTCCGGCTTTTCTTGCCTTGTTCGTCATCGCCGGCGCGTGGATCGTCGCCGAGCAGCAGAACCGCCGCCTGTTCGAGCAAGCCCAACGCACCCAGGTCCTGAACCAGATCAGCCTTGTCCGCGCCAGGCTCGAAGGCAACATCAGCGGCAACATCCAGCTCGCCCGCGGCCTCGTCGCCGCCCTCGTCGTCGAGCCGGACATGGACCAGCAGCGCTTTTCGGCGCTGGCCGAAAGCCTGCTGCACCGCAACGCGCAGATCCGCAACTTCGCCGTCGCCGAAGGGATGATCGTCACGCTCGTCCATCCGCTCGAAGGCAACGAGCGCGCGCTCGGCCTCGACTACAACGCCAACGCCCAGCAGCGCGAAGCCACCGTGCGGGCGCGCGAGACGGGCGACCTGGTCATCGCCGGGCCGCTCGACCTCGTCCAGGGCGGGCGCGGCATCGTCGGGCGCCTGCCGGTCTTCGTCCCCGGGGCGGACGGGCAGAACCACTTCTGGGGCATCGTCTCGGCGGTGGTCGACATCGACCGCCTCTACGAGGACAGCGGCCTCACCGACCCGGACCTTCCCATCGACATCGCCCTTTCCGGCCATGACGGGCTGGGCGCGCGCGGCAAGCTGTTCTACGACCCGGCCGGGATCGTCGCCAACGATCCCGTCGTCGCCGACGTCGTCCTGCCCTCGGGCGCGTGGCAGATCGCGGCGACGCCGAAGGGCGGCTGGCCGGCCGCGCCGACCAATCAATGGACGCTGCGCCTGCTGCTGTTCATGGCCGGGGCGCTGATCATGGTGCCCGCGGTGATCGCCGGCCGCCTGATCGAGGAGAGGCAGAGGAACATCCGCACCCTGCGCCGGCGCGAGGCGCAGCTCGGCAAGCTGTCGCGGCGCCTGCGACTCGCGCTCGACACGTCCAAGGTCGCGGTATGGGAGATGAATGTCGGCGAGACGGAGCAGTTCTGGGACGCGCGGATGAACGAGCTCTACGGCTACCCAGCCGACAACGCCCCGCGGGGCCAGATCCACTGGGAAAAGCGGCTCCACCCGGACGACCTCGAACGGGCGAATGCCGAGTTCCGCCGGCTCCACGTCGACCGGCAGTACGCCTCGCAATACCGCATCGTGCTCGACGACGGCGAGGTGCGCCACGTCCGGGCCATGGGCGCGGTCTATGACGAGCCGGGAACCGCGCCGCGGATCATCGGCGTCAACTGGGACGTGACCGCCGACATCGGCCTCGCCGAGGAGCTAAAGCGCGTCAACGCCCTGACCGAGGCGCGCAACGCAGAGCTCGAAACCGCGCGCGCCCATATCGAGCACAACGCGCTGCACGATTCGCTGACCGGCCTGCCCAACCGGCGCTACCTCGACGAGATGCTGGCCGACCATGCCGCCCGGTTCGCCGGCGAGGGCGAGCGCGCGGCCCTGCTCCAGCTCGACCTCGACCGCTTCAAGCAGGTCAACGACACGCTCGGCCATATGGCGGGCGACGCCATGCTCGTCCATGCCGCGCGCGTCCTGCGCGACACGGCGCGCAGGACCGACTTCGTCGCCCGCGTCGGCGGCGACGAGTTCGTGGTGGTGCGCCGCTGGCCGCGCGAGAAGGCCGGCCACGACGCCTGCGTCGCCGAGCTGAGCGAGCTGTCGGACCGGATCGTCGCCCGCATGCAGGAGCCGCTTTCCTATCAAGGGCACGAGTGCCGCGTCGGCGTCTCCATCGGCATCGCCACCGACACGGATTGCCTGGCCGACCCGCTGCGCCTCCTCGTCAATGCCGACATCGCGCTCTACCGGGCCAAGGCCCGCGGCCGCAACCGCCACCAGTTCTTCAACGACGCGCTCCAGTCGGAGATCGTCACCACCAAGCGCATCGCCGACGACATCCTGACCGGGCTGGAGCAGAACCAGTTCGTCGCCCACTACCAGCCGCAGTTCTGCGCCCGCACGCTCGACGTCATCGGCGTCGAGGCGCTGGCCCGCTGGAACCACCCCAGGGACGGGCTGATCGCGCCCGCCGCCTTCATGAAGATCGCCGAGGAGCTGAACGTGGTCGCCTCCATCGACCGGCTGATCCTCGAGCAGGGGCTGGTCGATTTCCACCTGTGGGAGCAGATCGGCCTCGGCGTCCCGACGGTCTCGGTCAACGTCTCGGCGCGGCGCCTGCGCGACGAGGAGCTGATCCGCACCCTGCGCCAGATGGACATCCGCCCCGGCACCATCGCCTTCGAGCTGGTCGAATCCATCTTCCTCGACGACAATGACGACCTGACCGCCTGGAACGTCGAGCAGATCAAGGGACTGGGCATCAACATCGAGATCGACGATTTCGGCACCGGCTACGCCTCGATCGTCAGCCTGATGAAGCTGAGCCCCCGCCGGCTGAAGATAGACCGCCAGCTCATCATGCCCATCGTCCGTTCGGCCGGCCAGCGCCAACTGGTCGGCTCGATCATCGACATCGGCCATTCGCTCGGCATCGAGGTCCTGGCAGAAGGCGTCGAGACCATGGAGCACGCGCGCGTTCTGAAGTCGCTCGGCTGCGACGCGCTTCAAGGCTACGCCTTCGCCCGGCCGATGAGCGGCGGCGACCTCGTCGAGTTCGTCCAGTCGCGCCGCTGGAAGAACGCGTGCTGA
- a CDS encoding sarcosine oxidase subunit gamma — MAKAAAKTGAKAQKKTALPAAPEPAVRRRPALEGRAGGQPWVSVTPAGPAQRLSLRAPRDSVAALSRALGLDLPERPMASAAEGGRAALWLGPDEWLVIDEGRDALPVLAGVKAFHSAVDVSHRNLGILVAGRGAEATLAAGCPRDLSQAAFPVGSCARTVLGKAEIVVWRTGAEAYRVECWRSFSDYVFTFLAEAARDAGV, encoded by the coding sequence ATGGCTAAAGCGGCGGCGAAGACGGGCGCCAAGGCGCAGAAGAAAACGGCATTGCCGGCCGCGCCGGAGCCGGCCGTGCGCCGCCGGCCGGCGCTGGAAGGACGGGCCGGCGGCCAGCCATGGGTGTCGGTGACGCCCGCCGGGCCGGCGCAGCGGCTGTCGCTGCGTGCGCCGCGCGACAGCGTCGCCGCGCTGTCGAGGGCGCTCGGGCTCGACCTGCCGGAAAGGCCGATGGCCAGCGCCGCCGAGGGCGGGCGTGCCGCGCTCTGGCTCGGGCCCGACGAGTGGCTGGTGATCGACGAGGGGAGGGACGCGCTGCCCGTGCTCGCCGGCGTCAAGGCCTTCCATTCTGCGGTCGACGTCTCGCACCGCAATCTCGGCATCCTCGTCGCCGGGCGCGGCGCGGAGGCGACGCTCGCTGCGGGGTGCCCGCGCGATCTGTCGCAGGCAGCGTTCCCCGTCGGCTCGTGCGCGCGCACCGTTCTGGGCAAGGCCGAGATCGTGGTCTGGCGCACGGGCGCGGAGGCGTACCGGGTCGAATGCTGGCGCTCGTTCAGCGACTACGTCTTCACCTTCCTCGCCGAGGCGGCGCGGGACGCCGGGGTCTAG
- a CDS encoding sarcosine oxidase subunit alpha, producing MSAACRIAGKGRLTPARTVRFSFDGRTYAGLEGDTLASALLANGVHLMGRSFKYHRPRGPLSAGPEEPNALVGIRRDAGRVTPNVRATVQELYDGLEATSQNRWPSLDLDVGALNNLGSPFFSAGFYYKTFMWPKAAWKRLYEPVIRAAAGLGTAPGEPDPDRYAARYAHCDVLVVGAGATGLAAALAAAEAGARVILADEQPEPGGALRHEAGAVIDGQDGWTWAKETAVRLGAMENVRLLPRTTAFGYYAQNFIGLVERVSEHLPAPLADLPRERLWKVRARRVVLATGAIERHMVFPGNDRPGIMLASAARTYLNHYGVAIGRRVGVYTACDSAYHAALDMKKAGIDIAAIIDQRDNPQGPAVDEARALGIEVHPGRVVTRASGGKRVSSILIAPKTGGAARSIRVDALVTSAGWTPSLHLYSQSRGKVAFDVAGKRFLPGETAQDCACAGSCNGTDDLDDALAEAFTAGHAAARAAGVKAGKAGARPRAEAYESMAGGMLGDMGAEEGKKAFVDFQNDVTARDIRQAVREGMRSIEHVKRFTTNGMATDQGKTSNLHGLAIAAEALGKPVPEVGLTTFRPPYTPVTFGSIVGQARGALFDPTRRTAIHPWAEAAGAVFEDVGQWKRAWYFPRPGEDMHAAVNRECATVRRAAGIFDASTLGKIEVVGPDAAEFLELLYTNPWKKLEPGRCRYGVMLREDGFIYDDGVIGRLAEDRFHVTTTTGGAARVLHHMEDYLQTEFPKLKVYLTSVSEQWAVIAVQGPKARDIVAPLVEDIDISDAAMPHMSVREGRVCGAPARLFRMSFTGERGYEINVPADYGQAVWEAVWEEGRKHGACAYGTEAMHVLRAEKGYIIVGQDTDGTVTPHDAGLSWAVGKAKADFVGKRGLMRPDLVAEGRRQLVGLRTEDPRAVLEEGAQIVADPNGAIPMRMIGHVTSSYWSENCGRSIALALVEGGRRRTGELLYVPMPDGAVEVEVTGTVFFDEKGERLNG from the coding sequence ATGAGCGCCGCCTGCCGCATCGCCGGCAAGGGCCGGCTGACGCCGGCGCGCACGGTGCGCTTCTCCTTCGACGGCCGGACCTATGCCGGGTTGGAGGGCGACACGCTCGCCTCGGCGCTGCTCGCCAACGGCGTCCACCTGATGGGGCGCTCGTTCAAGTATCACCGGCCGCGTGGGCCGCTCTCCGCCGGCCCGGAAGAGCCGAACGCGCTGGTCGGCATCCGGCGCGACGCCGGGCGGGTGACGCCCAATGTGCGCGCCACGGTGCAGGAGCTCTATGACGGGCTCGAAGCCACCTCGCAGAACCGCTGGCCCTCGCTCGATCTCGACGTCGGCGCGCTCAACAATCTCGGCTCGCCCTTCTTCTCGGCCGGGTTCTACTACAAGACCTTCATGTGGCCGAAGGCGGCATGGAAGCGGCTCTACGAGCCGGTCATCCGCGCCGCGGCCGGCCTCGGCACGGCGCCCGGTGAGCCCGATCCCGACCGCTACGCCGCGCGCTACGCGCATTGCGACGTGCTCGTCGTCGGGGCCGGCGCGACCGGCCTTGCCGCCGCGCTCGCCGCCGCCGAAGCCGGCGCGCGCGTCATCCTCGCCGACGAGCAGCCGGAGCCGGGCGGCGCGCTGCGCCACGAGGCCGGCGCGGTCATCGACGGGCAGGACGGGTGGACGTGGGCGAAAGAGACGGCAGTGCGGCTGGGGGCGATGGAGAACGTCAGGCTGCTGCCCCGCACAACCGCGTTCGGTTACTACGCGCAGAACTTCATCGGCCTCGTCGAGCGCGTCAGCGAGCACCTGCCCGCTCCGCTCGCCGACCTGCCGCGCGAGCGGCTGTGGAAGGTGCGGGCGAGGCGCGTCGTCCTCGCCACGGGGGCCATCGAGCGGCACATGGTGTTTCCCGGCAACGACCGGCCGGGCATCATGCTGGCCTCGGCCGCGCGCACGTATCTCAACCATTACGGCGTCGCCATCGGCCGGCGCGTCGGTGTCTACACCGCCTGCGATTCCGCCTATCACGCGGCGCTCGACATGAAGAAGGCCGGCATCGACATCGCCGCCATCATCGACCAGCGCGACAACCCGCAAGGGCCGGCGGTGGACGAGGCCCGCGCGCTCGGCATCGAGGTCCATCCCGGGCGCGTCGTCACGCGCGCCTCCGGCGGGAAGCGCGTCTCGTCGATTCTGATCGCGCCGAAAACGGGTGGCGCGGCGCGCTCGATCCGCGTCGACGCGCTCGTCACCTCGGCCGGCTGGACGCCGTCGCTACACCTCTATTCCCAATCGCGCGGCAAGGTGGCGTTCGACGTCGCCGGCAAGCGCTTCCTGCCGGGCGAGACGGCGCAGGACTGCGCCTGCGCCGGTTCCTGCAACGGCACCGACGATCTCGACGACGCGCTGGCCGAAGCCTTCACTGCCGGCCATGCGGCCGCGAGGGCGGCCGGCGTCAAGGCCGGAAAGGCCGGCGCGCGGCCGCGGGCGGAAGCGTATGAGAGCATGGCCGGCGGCATGCTCGGCGACATGGGCGCCGAGGAGGGCAAGAAGGCGTTCGTCGATTTCCAGAACGACGTCACGGCCAGGGACATCAGGCAGGCGGTGCGCGAGGGCATGCGCTCCATCGAGCATGTCAAGCGCTTCACCACCAACGGCATGGCGACCGATCAGGGCAAGACGTCGAACCTGCACGGCCTCGCCATCGCCGCCGAGGCGCTGGGGAAGCCCGTGCCGGAGGTCGGCCTCACCACCTTCCGCCCGCCCTATACGCCCGTCACCTTCGGCTCGATCGTCGGCCAGGCGCGCGGGGCCCTGTTCGACCCGACGCGGCGGACCGCGATCCACCCGTGGGCCGAGGCCGCCGGCGCGGTGTTCGAGGATGTCGGCCAGTGGAAGCGGGCCTGGTATTTTCCGCGCCCCGGCGAGGACATGCATGCCGCCGTCAACCGCGAATGCGCGACCGTGCGCCGGGCGGCCGGCATCTTCGACGCCTCGACGCTGGGCAAGATCGAGGTCGTCGGGCCGGACGCGGCCGAGTTCCTCGAGCTTCTCTACACCAACCCGTGGAAGAAGCTGGAGCCCGGGCGCTGCCGCTACGGCGTCATGCTGCGCGAGGACGGCTTCATCTACGATGACGGCGTCATCGGCCGCCTGGCCGAGGACCGCTTCCACGTCACCACCACCACAGGCGGCGCGGCGCGCGTCCTCCACCACATGGAGGATTATCTCCAGACCGAGTTCCCGAAGCTGAAGGTGTACTTGACCTCGGTTTCCGAGCAGTGGGCGGTGATCGCGGTGCAGGGGCCGAAGGCCCGCGACATTGTTGCTCCGCTGGTCGAGGACATCGACATCTCGGACGCGGCGATGCCGCATATGTCGGTGCGCGAGGGCAGGGTGTGCGGCGCGCCGGCACGGCTGTTCCGCATGTCGTTCACCGGCGAGCGCGGCTACGAGATCAACGTGCCGGCCGATTACGGGCAGGCGGTGTGGGAAGCGGTGTGGGAAGAAGGGCGCAAGCACGGGGCATGCGCCTACGGCACGGAGGCGATGCATGTCCTGCGCGCCGAGAAGGGCTACATCATCGTCGGCCAGGACACGGACGGCACCGTCACCCCGCACGATGCAGGCCTTTCCTGGGCTGTCGGCAAGGCCAAGGCCGATTTCGTCGGCAAGCGCGGCCTGATGCGCCCCGACCTCGTCGCCGAGGGGCGCAGGCAGCTCGTCGGCTTGAGGACCGAGGACCCGAGGGCCGTGCTGGAGGAGGGGGCGCAGATCGTCGCCGACCCCAACGGTGCGATCCCGATGAGGATGATCGGCCACGTCACCTCGTCCTACTGGTCGGAGAATTGCGGCCGCTCGATCGCGCTGGCGCTGGTCGAGGGCGGGCGCAGGCGCACCGGCGAGCTGCTTTACGTGCCGATGCCGGACGGCGCGGTCGAGGTCGAGGTGACGGGAACGGTCTTCTTCGACGAGAAGGGAGAACGCCTCAATGGCTAA
- a CDS encoding sarcosine oxidase subunit delta, protein MLLIHCPYCEQDLPELEFRHAGEAHLIRPAATDEVGDEDFEAFLFLRDNPKGRAHERWRHVHGCGRFFNAVRDTVSDKFVVTYKAGAKKLALKGGEA, encoded by the coding sequence ATGCTTCTCATCCATTGCCCCTATTGCGAGCAGGACCTGCCGGAGCTCGAATTCCGCCATGCCGGCGAGGCGCACCTGATCCGGCCGGCCGCGACCGACGAAGTCGGCGACGAGGACTTCGAAGCGTTCCTGTTCCTGCGCGACAACCCCAAGGGCCGCGCCCATGAACGCTGGCGGCATGTCCATGGCTGCGGCCGGTTCTTCAACGCCGTGCGCGATACGGTCAGCGACAAGTTCGTCGTGACATACAAGGCGGGCGCGAAGAAGCTGGCCCTGAAGGGAGGGGAGGCATGA
- a CDS encoding sarcosine oxidase subunit beta, protein MRRYSAFAIAREALRGHTGWEPQWPAPQPKSEYGVVIVGAGGHGLATAYYLAKEHGITNVAVIEKGWLGGGNTGRNTTIIRSNYLYDESAAIYDHAVKLWEGLSQELNYNVMYSPRGVMMLAHNVHDVQVLKRHVHANRLNGVDNEWLTPEEAKAFCPPLNISKGARYPVMGAALQRRGGTARHDAVAWGYARAAAARGVDIIQNCEVTGIRRAREGHVLGVETTKGFIGARKVGVVAAGHSSVLMGMAGVRMPLESYPLQALVSEPIKPVVPCVVMSNTVHAYISQSDKGELVIGAGTDQYTSYSQTGGLHIIEHTLDAICEMFPVFTRMKMLRSWGGIVDVTPDRSPILAKTPVKGLYVNCGWGTGGFKATPGSGHVFAHTIARDEPHPINAPFTLERFRSGRLIDEAAAAAVAH, encoded by the coding sequence CCGCGAGGCGCTTCGCGGCCATACTGGCTGGGAGCCGCAATGGCCGGCGCCGCAGCCGAAGAGCGAGTACGGCGTCGTCATCGTCGGCGCCGGCGGCCACGGCCTCGCCACCGCCTACTACCTCGCGAAGGAGCACGGCATCACCAATGTCGCGGTGATCGAGAAGGGCTGGCTCGGCGGCGGCAACACCGGGCGCAACACTACCATCATCCGCTCCAACTACCTCTACGACGAATCGGCGGCGATCTACGACCACGCGGTGAAGCTGTGGGAAGGGCTGTCGCAGGAGCTCAACTACAACGTCATGTACTCGCCGCGCGGCGTGATGATGCTCGCCCACAACGTCCATGACGTGCAGGTGCTGAAGCGCCACGTCCACGCCAACCGCCTGAACGGCGTCGACAACGAATGGCTGACGCCGGAGGAGGCGAAGGCGTTCTGCCCGCCGCTCAACATCTCTAAAGGCGCGCGCTATCCGGTGATGGGCGCGGCGCTGCAAAGGCGCGGCGGCACGGCCCGCCACGACGCCGTCGCCTGGGGCTATGCGCGCGCGGCCGCCGCGCGCGGGGTGGACATCATCCAGAATTGCGAGGTGACGGGCATCCGCCGTGCCCGCGAAGGCCATGTGCTCGGCGTCGAGACGACGAAAGGCTTCATCGGCGCGCGCAAGGTCGGCGTCGTCGCGGCCGGCCATAGCTCGGTGCTGATGGGGATGGCCGGCGTGCGCATGCCGCTCGAGAGCTACCCCTTGCAGGCGCTGGTGTCGGAGCCGATCAAGCCGGTGGTGCCGTGCGTCGTCATGTCGAACACGGTCCACGCCTATATCTCGCAGTCCGACAAGGGCGAGCTGGTCATCGGCGCGGGGACCGACCAGTACACCTCCTATTCGCAGACCGGGGGCCTGCACATCATCGAGCACACGCTCGACGCGATCTGCGAGATGTTTCCGGTCTTCACCCGCATGAAGATGCTGCGCTCGTGGGGAGGCATCGTCGACGTGACGCCCGACCGCTCGCCGATTCTCGCCAAGACGCCGGTCAAGGGGCTCTACGTCAATTGCGGCTGGGGCACCGGCGGCTTCAAGGCGACGCCCGGCTCCGGCCACGTCTTCGCCCACACCATCGCCCGCGACGAGCCGCACCCGATCAACGCGCCGTTCACGCTGGAGCGGTTCCGTAGCGGCCGGCTGATCGACGAGGCGGCGGCCGCCGCCGTGGCTCACTGA